In one Oscillospiraceae bacterium genomic region, the following are encoded:
- the mtnA_1 gene encoding methylthioribose-1-phosphate isomerase: MEAIRWQGNILYLLDQTQLPTRENWLSYTDCRRVAEAIRTMVVRGAPAIGVTAAYAYCLAALAGEDLGQAKAVLAASRPTAVNLFWALERMERTARACGGEPAALIAEAAALHREDVSMNEAMGDFGAQVVPEHARILTHCNAGALATGGYGTALGVIRSAFRQGKVDMVYADETRPLLQGARLTAYELVHDGIPATLIADGMAAALMARGEIDLVVLGCDRMAANGDFANKIGTYSVAVNAGFHGVPFYTALPSSTIDLSIPDGTHIPIEERDGDELRTLYGVQTAPDGVKTWNPAFDVTPHALLTGIITEKGVVYPPFRENLQRLFG, translated from the coding sequence ATGGAGGCAATTCGCTGGCAAGGAAATATCCTTTACCTGCTTGACCAGACACAGCTTCCCACCAGGGAGAATTGGCTGAGCTACACGGACTGCCGCCGGGTGGCGGAGGCCATCCGCACCATGGTGGTGCGGGGCGCGCCCGCCATCGGCGTCACGGCGGCCTACGCCTACTGCCTGGCCGCGCTGGCCGGGGAGGATCTGGGCCAGGCCAAGGCCGTCCTCGCCGCCAGCCGCCCCACGGCGGTCAACCTCTTCTGGGCCCTGGAGCGCATGGAGCGCACGGCCCGGGCCTGCGGCGGCGAACCCGCCGCGCTGATTGCGGAGGCCGCGGCCCTCCACAGGGAGGACGTGTCCATGAATGAGGCCATGGGGGACTTTGGGGCGCAGGTGGTGCCCGAACACGCCCGCATCCTCACCCACTGCAACGCCGGGGCCCTGGCCACCGGGGGATACGGTACCGCCCTGGGGGTGATCCGCTCCGCGTTCAGGCAGGGTAAAGTGGATATGGTTTACGCTGACGAGACCCGCCCCCTGCTCCAGGGAGCCCGCCTCACGGCCTACGAGCTGGTGCACGACGGCATCCCGGCCACCCTGATCGCCGACGGTATGGCCGCCGCCCTGATGGCCCGGGGGGAAATCGACCTGGTGGTGCTGGGCTGCGACCGCATGGCGGCCAACGGGGACTTTGCCAACAAAATCGGCACCTACTCGGTGGCGGTGAACGCCGGGTTTCACGGCGTGCCGTTTTACACCGCACTGCCCTCCTCCACCATCGACCTGTCCATCCCCGACGGGACGCACATCCCCATCGAGGAGCGGGACGGGGACGAGCTGCGCACGCTGTATGGCGTGCAGACCGCGCCGGACGGGGTGAAAACCTGGAACCCCGCCTTCGACGTGACCCCCCACGCCCTGCTCACGGGGATCATCACGGAGAAGGGCGTCGTCTATCCGCCCTTCCGGGAGAATCTGCAAAGGCTGTTCGGGTAA
- the murF gene encoding UDP-N-acetylmuramoyl-tripeptide--D-alanyl-D-alanine ligase codes for MEPITIRELLEAVGGRMLGGFDDLDAAFSRVDTDSRAIHAGSLFIPLSGERFDGHAYISSALEGGAAGCLTQRERENYLPGKFYVKVDSTHRALRDLAKYYKKKFNIPVVALTGSVGKTTTKDMVAAVLGERFKVLKTEGNLNNDIGLPLTLLRLNGGHEIAVLELGMNHAGEIDYLSAIVEPDVVLITNIGDSHIEHFGSREKILEAKCEIFNHAKPSAYVILNGDDPLLSSLRGKLPYETVWCGGGEGLDYRATGAESDGKSRMTCQVETPHMHCEIKIPALGGHMIYPTLMAAAVGEHFGLTQEEITDGVLHFAPTKMRMNILHRGDGITVLNDTYNANPQSMRAAVEVLSNTKGEYKVAVLGDMFELGPLAPALHAGVGEYLGKAGVDCLVAVGELARHIYDAAQAAPVPECYYCATKEEALPVLAQLVKPNATILVKASRGMAFEELVEYLKGITREA; via the coding sequence ATGGAACCCATCACCATTCGTGAGCTTCTGGAGGCCGTGGGCGGCCGTATGCTGGGCGGGTTTGACGATCTGGACGCGGCCTTCTCCCGGGTGGACACCGACAGCCGCGCCATCCACGCCGGCTCCCTCTTCATCCCCCTGAGCGGGGAGCGCTTCGACGGCCACGCCTACATCTCCTCCGCCCTGGAGGGCGGGGCCGCGGGCTGTTTGACCCAGCGGGAGCGGGAAAATTACCTGCCCGGCAAGTTCTACGTCAAGGTGGACAGCACCCACCGGGCGCTGCGGGATCTGGCCAAGTACTACAAGAAGAAGTTTAACATCCCCGTGGTGGCCCTCACCGGCTCGGTGGGCAAGACCACCACCAAGGACATGGTGGCCGCCGTGCTGGGGGAGCGCTTCAAGGTCCTCAAGACCGAGGGCAACCTCAACAACGACATCGGCCTGCCCCTGACCCTGCTGCGGCTGAACGGCGGGCATGAGATCGCCGTGCTGGAGCTGGGCATGAACCACGCCGGGGAGATCGACTACCTCTCCGCCATCGTGGAGCCCGACGTGGTGCTGATCACCAACATCGGGGACTCCCATATCGAGCACTTCGGCTCCCGGGAGAAGATCCTGGAGGCCAAGTGCGAGATCTTCAACCACGCCAAGCCCAGCGCCTATGTTATCCTCAACGGGGACGACCCGCTGCTCTCCTCCCTGCGGGGGAAGCTGCCCTACGAGACGGTGTGGTGCGGCGGCGGGGAGGGCCTGGACTACCGGGCCACCGGGGCGGAGAGCGACGGGAAGAGCCGCATGACCTGTCAGGTGGAAACCCCTCACATGCACTGCGAAATCAAGATTCCCGCCCTGGGCGGGCATATGATCTACCCCACCCTCATGGCCGCGGCGGTGGGGGAGCACTTCGGCCTGACCCAGGAGGAGATTACCGACGGCGTGCTCCACTTCGCCCCCACCAAGATGCGCATGAACATCCTCCACCGGGGGGACGGGATCACCGTGCTCAACGACACCTACAACGCCAACCCCCAGTCCATGCGGGCGGCGGTGGAGGTGCTGTCCAACACCAAGGGGGAGTACAAGGTGGCCGTGCTGGGCGATATGTTCGAGCTGGGCCCCCTGGCCCCCGCCCTCCACGCCGGCGTGGGGGAGTACCTGGGCAAGGCCGGGGTGGACTGCCTGGTGGCGGTGGGCGAGCTGGCCAGGCACATCTACGACGCGGCCCAGGCCGCGCCGGTACCCGAGTGCTACTACTGCGCCACAAAGGAGGAGGCCCTGCCCGTCCTGGCGCAATTGGTGAAACCCAACGCGACCATTCTGGTCAAGGCCTCCCGGGGGATGGCGTTCGAGGAGCTGGTGGAGTACCTGAAGGGGATTACACGGGAGGCGTGA
- the ddlA gene encoding D-alanine--D-alanine ligase A, with protein sequence MNIVVLAGGLSPERNVSLSTGTMVTEALRGLGHRAALVDMFFGLEGYAGELDALFDAPVSDSAKKVSRAAPDLEEIKALRADKSANFFGPRVLELCAAADVVFLALHGSCGEDGRVQAAFDLMGIPYTGAGYLGSAIAMDKDLTKRMVGDVVATPGWKTVCYTAQDIDGLVDTARLPLVVKPVASGSSIGVSIAHTSEELRAALAGGLALGGRTVLEQYVKGRELQVGILEDAALPSIEIIPKQGFYDYENKYQPGAAVEVCPAEIPPEAEEKLRAAALRVYETLGLSVYSRADFILDQDGEPWFLEINTLPGMTPTSLLPQEAAAVGIDYPALCQRIVEASLEARKRGK encoded by the coding sequence ATGAATATCGTAGTGCTGGCCGGGGGCCTGTCCCCGGAGCGGAACGTATCCCTGTCCACGGGCACCATGGTAACCGAGGCCCTGCGGGGCCTGGGCCACCGGGCGGCCCTGGTGGACATGTTTTTCGGCCTGGAGGGGTACGCGGGGGAGCTGGACGCCCTTTTCGACGCCCCGGTGTCCGACTCTGCCAAGAAGGTGAGCCGCGCCGCCCCCGACCTGGAGGAGATCAAGGCCCTGCGGGCGGACAAGAGCGCCAATTTCTTCGGCCCGCGCGTGCTGGAGCTGTGCGCCGCCGCCGACGTGGTGTTCCTGGCCCTGCACGGCTCCTGCGGGGAGGACGGCCGGGTCCAGGCCGCCTTCGACCTGATGGGCATCCCCTACACAGGCGCGGGCTACCTGGGCAGCGCCATCGCCATGGACAAGGACCTGACCAAGCGCATGGTGGGGGACGTGGTAGCCACCCCGGGCTGGAAAACGGTGTGCTACACCGCGCAGGACATCGACGGCCTGGTGGACACGGCCCGGTTGCCCCTGGTGGTCAAGCCGGTGGCCAGCGGCTCCTCCATCGGCGTGTCCATCGCCCACACCTCCGAGGAGCTGCGCGCCGCCCTCGCCGGCGGCCTGGCGCTGGGCGGGCGCACCGTGCTGGAGCAGTACGTAAAGGGGCGCGAGCTCCAGGTGGGCATTCTGGAGGACGCGGCCCTGCCCTCCATCGAGATCATCCCCAAGCAGGGCTTTTACGACTACGAGAACAAGTACCAGCCCGGCGCGGCCGTGGAGGTCTGCCCGGCGGAGATCCCCCCCGAGGCGGAGGAGAAGCTCCGCGCCGCCGCCCTGCGGGTATATGAGACCCTGGGCCTGAGCGTGTACTCCCGGGCGGATTTCATCCTGGACCAGGACGGCGAGCCGTGGTTCCTGGAGATCAACACCCTGCCCGGCATGACCCCCACCAGCCTGCTGCCCCAGGAGGCCGCGGCGGTGGGCATCGACTACCCGGCGCTCTGCCAGCGCATTGTGGAAGCCTCCCTGGAGGCGAGAAAACGAGGAAAGTAG
- a CDS encoding membrane protein, translated as MQEQADRTRLGGSIAVVVSAMLFGAMPLFAKVVYANGGNSVSVVFYRVFFALFPALFYLLRRGISLAISRREALQILLLAVCGYGGTAYLLFLSYNFVPSGMATTLHFVYPVLVILGSILFLREKAGARRLVCVGLCMAGIALFYNGESGGSPLGVLIALSSGVTYSFYILYLGHSSLRKMHPIKLIFYMNIFCSALMGGVGLATGQLTAALTPLGWGSMLILSVVISFSAVLLFQTGVRTTGPQNTAILSTFEPITSLILGALIFHERLGVRSLLGCALILAAVILVARDQRPPSPAEDAN; from the coding sequence ATGCAGGAACAAGCCGACCGGACCCGGCTGGGGGGCAGTATCGCGGTGGTTGTCTCCGCCATGCTTTTCGGGGCCATGCCGCTGTTCGCCAAGGTGGTCTACGCCAACGGCGGCAATTCGGTGAGTGTGGTGTTCTACCGGGTGTTTTTCGCCCTGTTCCCCGCGCTGTTTTATCTGCTGCGCCGAGGGATCTCCCTGGCGATCTCCCGGCGCGAGGCGCTGCAAATCCTTTTGCTGGCGGTGTGCGGGTACGGCGGCACGGCCTATCTGCTCTTTTTATCCTACAATTTCGTGCCCTCCGGCATGGCCACCACGCTGCACTTCGTCTACCCGGTGCTGGTCATTCTGGGCAGCATCCTCTTTCTCCGCGAGAAGGCGGGCGCCCGGCGGCTGGTCTGCGTGGGGCTCTGCATGGCGGGGATTGCGCTGTTTTATAACGGTGAGTCCGGCGGCAGCCCCCTGGGGGTGCTGATCGCCCTCTCCTCCGGCGTGACCTACTCCTTTTACATCCTCTACCTGGGCCACAGCAGCCTGCGCAAAATGCACCCCATCAAGCTGATTTTCTACATGAACATATTTTGCAGCGCGCTGATGGGGGGCGTCGGGCTGGCCACCGGGCAGCTCACCGCCGCCCTGACCCCCCTGGGCTGGGGGAGTATGCTCATTCTGTCGGTGGTCATCTCCTTCAGCGCAGTGCTCCTCTTCCAGACCGGGGTGCGCACCACCGGGCCTCAGAACACCGCCATCCTCAGCACCTTCGAGCCCATCACCAGCCTCATTCTGGGCGCCCTGATCTTCCACGAGCGGCTGGGCGTCCGCTCCCTGCTGGGGTGCGCTCTTATCCTGGCGGCGGTGATTTTGGTGGCCCGCGACCAGCGGCCCCCCTCCCCGGCGGAGGATGCAAATTAA
- a CDS encoding branched-chain amino acid transport system carrier protein, translated as MDMRQKSLWKDGLIVGLALFSTMFGAGNLIFPPQIGLFSGTAWVMGALGLLLTGIVLPVLALWAVNNTGDGPEDLMGHVHPRFYQVFFFINCTLIGMGSTLPRSAATAHEIGVQGLFPNAPIWVTVVVFFILVYLFANDRNSVIDKLGKYLTPLLLIMLAIVLIKGVVSPPGVPMDTGIQNPAGKAMLTAYNTGDLTVGLLFSGVILGDLGRRGYTGAQRKKGGILVGLVCIVALFAIYGTLTYLGAAAGSSFAQDTPQTALLSGVVSMIMGRWGLGCLGVAVALACLTTAVGIGTTIASFFNDLFKGRIPYRVWIIILCVVGTLMGITGVQNIINYVTPIFLVVYPICIVLTALGLLNRFVPNDGVYIGGVLMAGVVSLGPAILAVNPGLTGLANVMDYFPLNGAGFSWLVPALLGMAVGGVLFRNRPKYTPAPKAQDAPAA; from the coding sequence ATGGATATGAGACAGAAATCCCTTTGGAAGGACGGCCTTATCGTCGGCCTGGCGCTCTTCTCCACTATGTTCGGCGCGGGCAACCTGATATTCCCGCCTCAGATCGGCCTGTTCAGCGGCACCGCGTGGGTTATGGGCGCGCTGGGCCTGCTGCTCACCGGCATCGTGCTCCCCGTGCTGGCCCTGTGGGCGGTCAACAACACCGGCGACGGCCCCGAGGATCTGATGGGCCATGTCCACCCCCGGTTCTACCAGGTGTTTTTCTTCATCAACTGCACCCTGATCGGCATGGGCTCCACCCTGCCCCGTTCGGCGGCCACCGCCCACGAGATCGGCGTGCAGGGCCTCTTCCCCAACGCCCCTATCTGGGTGACCGTGGTGGTTTTCTTTATTCTGGTCTACCTCTTCGCCAACGACAGGAACTCGGTCATCGACAAGCTGGGCAAATACCTGACCCCCCTGCTGCTCATCATGCTGGCCATCGTGCTCATCAAAGGGGTCGTCAGCCCTCCGGGCGTACCGATGGACACCGGCATCCAAAACCCCGCGGGCAAGGCCATGCTCACCGCCTACAACACCGGCGACCTCACCGTGGGCCTGCTCTTCTCCGGGGTTATCCTGGGCGACCTGGGCCGCCGGGGCTACACCGGCGCCCAGCGGAAAAAGGGCGGCATCCTGGTGGGGCTGGTGTGCATCGTGGCCCTCTTCGCCATCTACGGCACCCTGACATACCTGGGCGCCGCCGCCGGCAGCTCCTTCGCGCAGGACACCCCCCAGACCGCGCTGCTCTCCGGCGTCGTGTCCATGATTATGGGCCGCTGGGGCCTGGGCTGCCTGGGCGTGGCCGTGGCCCTGGCCTGCCTCACCACCGCCGTGGGCATCGGCACCACCATCGCCTCCTTCTTCAACGACCTGTTCAAGGGGAGGATCCCCTACCGGGTTTGGATTATCATTCTCTGCGTGGTGGGCACCCTGATGGGTATCACCGGCGTGCAGAATATCATCAACTACGTCACCCCCATCTTCCTGGTGGTCTACCCCATCTGCATCGTGCTCACCGCGCTGGGCCTGCTCAACCGCTTCGTGCCCAACGACGGCGTGTACATCGGCGGCGTGCTGATGGCCGGCGTGGTCAGCCTGGGGCCCGCCATCCTGGCGGTAAATCCGGGCCTGACCGGCCTGGCCAATGTGATGGACTACTTCCCCCTCAACGGTGCGGGCTTCTCCTGGCTGGTCCCCGCCCTGCTGGGTATGGCCGTGGGCGGCGTCCTGTTCCGCAACAGGCCCAAGTACACCCCCGCCCCCAAGGCGCAGGACGCCCCGGCGGCATAA
- a CDS encoding 30S ribosomal protein S5 alanine N-acetyltransferase, translated as MRQPEYGTARLRLLPAHPDLAAPVADYYLRNRSFLAPFEPVREEGFFTPEGQRALLAEEAAEAAAGRALRFYLERREAPGTVIGMAGLSGVVRGAFQSCFLSYKLDAAHLGRGYMTEAVVELCRIAFGALGLHRVEANIMPRNAASLAVARRAGFRYEGLSPRYLRINGVWEDHVHMVRLAEDGEEA; from the coding sequence ATGAGACAGCCGGAATACGGGACGGCGCGCCTGCGCCTGCTGCCCGCCCATCCGGACCTGGCGGCTCCTGTTGCGGACTACTACCTCCGCAACAGGAGCTTTCTCGCCCCCTTCGAGCCGGTGCGGGAGGAGGGCTTCTTCACGCCGGAGGGCCAGCGGGCCCTGCTGGCGGAGGAGGCGGCGGAGGCCGCCGCGGGGCGGGCGCTGCGCTTCTACCTGGAGCGCCGGGAGGCGCCGGGGACGGTAATCGGCATGGCGGGGCTCAGCGGCGTGGTGCGGGGGGCCTTCCAGTCCTGCTTCCTGAGCTACAAGCTGGACGCGGCCCACCTGGGCCGGGGCTACATGACCGAGGCGGTGGTGGAGCTGTGCCGCATCGCCTTCGGGGCGCTGGGGCTCCACCGGGTGGAGGCCAACATCATGCCCCGCAACGCCGCCTCCCTGGCCGTGGCGCGGCGGGCCGGGTTCCGGTACGAGGGACTCAGCCCCCGCTACCTGAGGATCAACGGGGTCTGGGAGGACCACGTGCATATGGTCCGGTTGGCTGAGGACGGGGAAGAAGCATAG
- a CDS encoding uracil phosphoribosyltransferase, whose product MNMEKVHILDHPLLQHKVSILRDENTGVKEFREVVSEIASLMCYEATRDLPLEDVEIKTPVAVAKVKSLAGKKLAIVPVLRAGLGMVDGILTLIPSVKVGHIGLYRDPDTLEPVEYYCKMPTDIAERDVIILDPMLATGGSASAAIQFIKNYEVKHIKLMNIIAAPEGIERVHRDHPDVEIYCAALDEKLNDHGYIVPGLGDAGDRIFGTK is encoded by the coding sequence ATGAATATGGAAAAAGTGCACATTCTCGATCACCCTCTGCTGCAGCATAAGGTCTCCATCCTGCGCGACGAGAACACCGGCGTCAAGGAGTTCCGCGAGGTGGTCTCCGAGATCGCCAGCCTCATGTGCTACGAGGCCACCCGCGACCTGCCCCTGGAGGACGTGGAGATCAAAACCCCCGTGGCCGTGGCCAAGGTCAAGAGCCTGGCCGGCAAGAAGCTGGCCATCGTGCCCGTCCTGCGGGCCGGCCTGGGCATGGTGGACGGCATCCTGACCCTGATCCCCTCCGTCAAGGTGGGCCACATCGGCCTGTACCGCGACCCCGACACCCTGGAGCCCGTGGAGTACTACTGCAAGATGCCCACCGACATCGCCGAGCGCGACGTGATCATCCTGGACCCCATGCTGGCCACCGGCGGCTCCGCCTCCGCGGCCATCCAGTTCATCAAGAACTACGAGGTCAAGCACATCAAGCTGATGAACATCATCGCCGCCCCCGAGGGCATTGAGCGCGTCCACCGCGACCATCCCGACGTGGAGATCTACTGCGCGGCGCTGGACGAGAAGCTCAACGACCACGGCTACATCGTCCCCGGCCTGGGCGACGCGGGCGACCGCATTTTTGGCACGAAGTAA
- a CDS encoding tRNA (adenosine(37)-N6)-threonylcarbamoyltransferase complex dimerization subunit type 1 TsaB, with protein MKILALESSATACSVALCEDEALVAQSYQNNGLTHSRTLMPMAEDLLKNCGLTLEDVELIAVAAGPGSFTGLRIGVAAAKGLAWPGDKPCAGVSTLEAMAWCVAHVGGEICAVMDARRSQVYNARFRCAGGRPERICPDRAVGLDDLAAELKMSGKPQILVGDGTALCYNTLTRLGLDVRPAPPHLQFQSAWGVARAALEQARAGRLTDAAGLAPEYHRLSQAERERLEKNKKGE; from the coding sequence ATGAAGATACTGGCGCTGGAGTCCTCGGCCACGGCCTGTTCCGTGGCCCTGTGCGAGGACGAGGCCCTGGTGGCCCAGTCCTATCAGAACAACGGCCTGACCCATAGCCGCACCCTCATGCCCATGGCGGAGGATCTGCTGAAAAACTGCGGCCTGACCCTGGAGGACGTGGAGCTTATCGCCGTGGCGGCGGGGCCCGGCTCCTTCACCGGGCTGCGCATCGGCGTGGCGGCGGCCAAGGGGCTGGCCTGGCCGGGGGACAAGCCCTGCGCCGGGGTGTCCACCCTGGAGGCCATGGCCTGGTGCGTGGCCCACGTGGGCGGGGAGATCTGCGCCGTGATGGACGCCCGGCGCAGCCAGGTCTATAACGCCCGCTTCCGCTGCGCGGGGGGCCGCCCGGAGCGGATCTGCCCGGACCGGGCGGTGGGCCTGGACGATTTGGCGGCGGAGCTAAAAATGAGCGGAAAACCGCAAATTTTAGTTGGAGACGGCACGGCTTTGTGTTATAATACCTTGACGAGACTGGGCCTGGACGTGCGTCCGGCTCCGCCGCACCTGCAATTCCAGAGCGCCTGGGGTGTGGCCCGCGCCGCGCTGGAGCAGGCGCGCGCGGGACGCCTCACCGATGCGGCGGGGCTTGCGCCGGAGTACCACCGGCTCTCCCAGGCGGAGCGGGAGCGGCTGGAAAAGAACAAAAAAGGGGAATAA
- a CDS encoding tRNA (adenosine(37)-N6)-threonylcarbamoyltransferase complex ATPase subunit type 1 TsaE, whose protein sequence is MEYISNSVAETEEIGAALARRLSPGAVVAFTGDLGAGKTAFVRGMARGLGVEERVTSPTFTIVNEYEGGALPLFHFDMYRLGSADELFDIGWEDYLGRGGVCAVEWSENIEEALEPGAVRVDIRRGAHDAQRVITIEGRGPVPAGEDA, encoded by the coding sequence ATGGAGTATATATCCAACAGCGTGGCGGAGACGGAGGAGATCGGCGCCGCCCTGGCCCGGCGGCTCTCCCCCGGCGCGGTGGTGGCCTTCACCGGCGATCTGGGGGCGGGCAAGACCGCCTTCGTCCGGGGCATGGCCCGGGGCCTGGGGGTGGAGGAGCGGGTTACCAGCCCCACCTTCACCATCGTCAACGAGTACGAGGGGGGCGCGCTGCCCCTGTTCCACTTCGACATGTACCGCCTGGGCTCGGCGGACGAGCTCTTCGACATCGGCTGGGAGGACTACCTGGGCCGGGGCGGCGTCTGCGCCGTGGAGTGGAGCGAAAACATCGAAGAGGCGCTGGAGCCGGGCGCCGTCCGGGTGGACATCCGCCGGGGCGCGCACGACGCCCAGCGGGTAATTACGATTGAAGGGCGGGGGCCTGTCCCCGCCGGGGAGGACGCATGA
- the mrdB gene encoding rod shape-determining protein RodA translates to MAVSVKGGLTLSWLTDSVKEFFRKGDLLLLSLCLAASGFGLVLIYSATRWLDTNKNIVIQSAGIVLGVFVYMVMSSVDIELFTERSWKFLLAFNVLFILALLSPWGTGAETTGNRSWLAPPFLPFNLQPAEIVKLPFVLLMAWQSVRLQERGTIRRLSGVFQLGFHTVFMCALIAVISHDFGMVLTYLFLFVVMAWTAGVRKRWFALGGLLAVGGVGGVALAFTQVESLRAKYGYIFLRFTVVIDHILGNPDTIYEQTMGKGWQQTRSILAIGSGGLTGQGFLQGIQTQSPYKSSLPARYTDEIFAVCGEEFGLVGCCLLLLLLAAIILRCVWVARRARSHQSALIAMGFAGMLLIQVGVNVGMCLYVFPVVGLTLPFISYGGTSIVTMFAAMGIVSSIKMRSLPSWLRDRSQI, encoded by the coding sequence TTGGCAGTATCTGTGAAAGGGGGCTTAACCCTGTCCTGGCTCACTGATTCCGTCAAGGAATTTTTCCGCAAGGGGGATCTGCTGCTGCTCTCCCTGTGCCTGGCCGCCAGCGGCTTCGGCCTGGTGCTCATCTACAGCGCCACCCGCTGGCTGGACACCAATAAAAATATCGTCATCCAGAGCGCGGGCATCGTCCTGGGCGTGTTCGTCTATATGGTTATGTCCTCAGTGGACATCGAGCTGTTCACCGAGCGGTCCTGGAAGTTCCTGCTGGCCTTCAACGTGCTCTTCATCCTGGCCCTGCTCTCCCCCTGGGGCACCGGGGCCGAGACCACCGGCAACCGCAGCTGGCTGGCCCCCCCCTTCCTCCCCTTCAACCTCCAGCCCGCCGAGATCGTCAAGCTGCCCTTCGTGCTGCTCATGGCGTGGCAGTCCGTCCGGCTCCAGGAGCGGGGGACCATACGGCGGCTCTCGGGGGTATTCCAGCTGGGCTTCCACACCGTCTTTATGTGCGCCCTGATCGCGGTAATCTCCCACGACTTCGGCATGGTGCTCACCTACCTCTTCCTCTTCGTCGTCATGGCCTGGACCGCCGGGGTGCGCAAGCGCTGGTTCGCCCTGGGCGGCCTGCTGGCCGTGGGGGGCGTGGGCGGCGTCGCCCTGGCCTTTACCCAGGTGGAGTCCCTGCGGGCCAAGTACGGCTACATCTTCCTCCGCTTCACCGTGGTCATCGACCATATCCTCGGCAACCCGGATACCATTTACGAGCAGACCATGGGCAAGGGCTGGCAGCAGACCCGCAGCATCCTGGCCATCGGCAGCGGGGGCCTCACCGGCCAGGGCTTCCTCCAGGGCATCCAGACCCAGAGCCCCTATAAGTCCTCCCTCCCCGCCCGGTACACCGACGAGATCTTCGCCGTGTGCGGCGAGGAGTTCGGCCTCGTCGGCTGCTGCCTGCTCCTGCTGCTGCTGGCGGCCATCATCCTGCGCTGCGTGTGGGTGGCCCGGCGGGCCCGCAGCCACCAGTCCGCCCTCATCGCCATGGGCTTCGCCGGGATGCTGCTCATCCAGGTGGGGGTCAACGTGGGCATGTGCCTGTACGTGTTCCCCGTGGTGGGCCTCACCCTCCCCTTTATCAGCTACGGGGGCACCTCCATCGTCACCATGTTTGCGGCCATGGGCATCGTCTCCAGCATTAAAATGCGCAGCCTGCCCAGCTGGCTGAGAGATCGCAGCCAGATTTAA